One genomic segment of Deltaproteobacteria bacterium includes these proteins:
- a CDS encoding ABC transporter ATP-binding protein encodes MDALIKLEKVVKEYRDNGVPVRALDDVDLQVTRGECTVVMGPSGSGKSTMLNLIGGLDRPTSGKVRVVGKDTAELSSSELSRLRLNRIGFVFQAYNLIPVLTAYENAEYILMLQGVPAKRRRKIVMDILSTVGLDGLENRFPRELSGGQQQRVAIARAIAPEPELILADEPTANLDSTMSGSLLELMLNLNERKQMTFLFSTHDPEVMKRARRIIRLKDGRVASDEENRGVISS; translated from the coding sequence ATGGATGCGCTCATCAAACTTGAAAAGGTCGTCAAGGAATACCGGGACAATGGCGTGCCCGTTCGCGCTCTTGATGACGTCGACCTGCAGGTCACCCGGGGGGAATGCACCGTTGTCATGGGTCCCTCGGGTTCCGGGAAAAGCACCATGCTCAACCTGATCGGCGGGCTCGACCGCCCGACCTCCGGAAAGGTCCGGGTCGTGGGGAAGGATACCGCGGAACTCTCTTCATCGGAACTGAGCCGGCTCAGGCTGAACCGTATCGGCTTCGTATTCCAGGCATACAACCTGATACCGGTCCTCACGGCCTATGAGAATGCCGAGTACATACTGATGCTTCAGGGAGTGCCGGCAAAGCGGCGCAGGAAGATCGTCATGGATATCCTCAGCACGGTTGGGCTGGATGGTCTGGAAAACCGCTTCCCCCGTGAGCTTTCCGGCGGGCAGCAGCAACGCGTCGCCATCGCGCGTGCCATCGCGCCGGAACCGGAACTGATCCTCGCCGACGAGCCGACGGCCAACCTTGACTCGACCATGTCCGGTTCTCTGCTCGAATTAATGCTGAACCTCAATGAGCGCAAACAGATGACCTTTCTCTTTTCCACCCATGATCCCGAGGTCATGAAGCGTGCCCGGAGGATCATCAGGCTCAAGGACGGGCGGGTCGCGTCGGATGAAGAGAACCGGGGGGTTATTTCTTCATGA
- a CDS encoding ABC transporter permease, producing MMIIKLAWRSLWRNRRRTVITICSISLGTALTIFLISMQEGIYKKLVDDVVRMNAGYVTVENRKYAEAPSIDLVVPSVNEVRRFSQGIPGVKAIKALILGQAMAATGSGSVGIGLVGVEPEVEMEMSPLVNAIRQGRYLRGDDDRGVIIGSILADRLDLEPGMKLVVTSNDSSGELVNELLRVKGIFSTGMEEADGYLAQVPIDVARRIFHLGSDEATQVGLMLTSPDYEHEAMEKLNEHLAGSGLYAFPWQDIMPDLAGFIAADKVSLYVFQGIIIFLLSFTILNTILMSVLERNREFATLLALGTSPRLLRTQIVIESIMLAFLGTGFGLAIGGSISMYYGIHGLDMRSLLGEDFTISGFLVDPVVYNYVGIDLLALLGGLVFVLTVLIGLYPAYKSTRISLPDVLRSR from the coding sequence ATGATGATCATAAAACTCGCCTGGCGCTCACTGTGGAGAAACCGGAGAAGAACGGTCATCACCATCTGCTCCATTTCGCTGGGCACGGCTCTCACCATCTTTCTCATCAGCATGCAGGAAGGCATATACAAAAAGCTCGTTGACGACGTGGTCCGCATGAACGCGGGGTATGTAACGGTCGAGAACCGGAAATATGCCGAGGCTCCCTCGATCGACCTTGTCGTCCCGTCGGTGAACGAGGTGCGCCGTTTCTCACAGGGCATCCCCGGGGTCAAAGCGATCAAGGCCCTGATTCTCGGTCAGGCCATGGCTGCCACGGGAAGCGGGTCCGTCGGCATCGGTCTTGTCGGTGTCGAACCGGAGGTCGAAATGGAGATGTCGCCCCTGGTGAATGCGATCCGGCAGGGGCGATACCTGCGGGGCGATGATGACCGGGGTGTCATCATCGGTTCGATCCTGGCGGATCGTCTCGACCTCGAACCGGGTATGAAGCTGGTGGTTACCAGCAACGACAGTTCCGGTGAGCTCGTCAATGAACTGCTCCGGGTAAAAGGCATCTTTTCCACCGGCATGGAAGAAGCGGACGGCTACCTCGCTCAGGTCCCGATCGACGTGGCCCGGAGGATCTTTCACCTCGGCAGCGACGAAGCCACCCAGGTGGGGTTGATGCTGACCTCTCCCGATTATGAGCATGAAGCTATGGAGAAGCTCAACGAACACCTCGCCGGCTCCGGATTATATGCCTTTCCCTGGCAGGACATCATGCCGGACCTTGCCGGGTTCATCGCCGCCGACAAGGTATCCCTCTATGTTTTTCAGGGTATCATCATATTCCTGCTCAGCTTTACCATTCTAAACACCATTCTCATGAGCGTGCTTGAAAGGAACCGTGAATTTGCAACACTGCTCGCCCTGGGGACATCACCACGGCTGTTAAGGACGCAGATCGTTATCGAGTCGATCATGCTGGCATTCCTTGGAACCGGTTTCGGGCTGGCCATCGGGGGAAGCATCAGTATGTATTACGGGATCCACGGGCTCGACATGCGCTCGCTGCTGGGGGAAGACTTTACCATCAGCGGCTTTCTTGTAGACCCTGTGGTCTATAATTACGTCGGCATCGATCTTCTTGCCCTGCTGGGGGGCCTGGTCTTTGTCCTGACCGTGCTCATCGGGCTGTATCCCGCGTACAAATCCACGCGGATCAGCCTGCCCGACGTGCTCAGGTCCCGATAG
- a CDS encoding ABC transporter permease: MNTFRIAWRNLLRNMRRTVITLVAMTLSTAVLIVTYALMHGMIIDMEHSVTDITVGQVQVHQKNYRTERSFYDTIEDHRAILSRAHAEGIGASPRAFGFGLISSGTKSAGVQFWGIHPEQEHIVSNIPRDLLRGEFLPDGPGMNVVLGKKLARTLNAGTGTELIAVVQASDGSLGNEILHVTGILKGVGETLDRSLALMYISDFRDLFVMPEGYHEIVLNTRGAMTPEEVAATIKPAAGTNEVKTWRELMPSVSDMLNTFDATTVIFLSIFFLAAGLGVLNTMLMATFERIPEFGLLKAIGTSPWRIITDVAAEALVLGLISSLMGGVIGILLSLYFQYNPIDFTAFAEDFNTAGIVINAQWRAILTVQGIAKPVIVMWFVSLLAALYPAFKAARLDPVRALTHV; this comes from the coding sequence ATGAACACCTTTCGCATTGCATGGCGCAACCTCCTTCGGAACATGCGCCGGACCGTCATAACACTGGTCGCCATGACCCTGAGCACGGCCGTTCTAATCGTCACGTACGCGCTCATGCACGGCATGATCATCGATATGGAACATTCCGTGACTGACATCACGGTCGGCCAGGTCCAGGTACATCAAAAGAACTACCGCACGGAACGATCATTCTACGACACCATCGAGGATCATCGGGCGATCCTGTCCCGCGCTCACGCCGAAGGAATCGGCGCGTCCCCCCGGGCCTTCGGGTTCGGACTGATTTCCAGCGGAACAAAATCCGCGGGGGTGCAGTTCTGGGGGATCCATCCCGAACAGGAACATATTGTGTCAAACATTCCGCGAGACCTCCTCAGGGGTGAGTTCCTGCCTGACGGGCCGGGCATGAACGTGGTGCTGGGAAAGAAGCTGGCCCGAACGCTCAATGCCGGCACCGGCACCGAACTCATAGCCGTCGTCCAGGCGTCGGACGGCTCCCTGGGAAACGAGATCCTGCACGTTACCGGTATCCTCAAGGGCGTCGGTGAAACCCTCGATAGAAGCCTGGCGCTCATGTACATCTCCGACTTCCGGGATCTGTTCGTCATGCCCGAGGGATACCATGAAATAGTATTGAACACCCGCGGTGCCATGACCCCCGAGGAGGTGGCCGCAACGATCAAGCCCGCCGCCGGCACGAATGAGGTCAAGACATGGCGCGAGCTCATGCCCAGTGTTTCCGACATGCTCAACACCTTTGACGCAACGACGGTCATCTTTCTCTCAATTTTTTTCCTTGCCGCGGGTCTCGGGGTACTGAACACCATGCTCATGGCAACCTTTGAACGCATCCCGGAGTTCGGTCTGCTCAAGGCCATCGGGACCTCTCCCTGGCGGATCATAACGGACGTCGCCGCCGAGGCGCTGGTCCTGGGCCTTATCAGTTCCCTGATGGGTGGTGTCATCGGAATTCTCCTTTCACTGTATTTTCAGTACAATCCGATAGACTTCACGGCCTTTGCCGAAGATTTCAACACGGCGGGCATCGTTATCAATGCCCAGTGGCGGGCCATCCTGACCGTTCAGGGTATCGCGAAGCCTGTCATCGTCATGTGGTTTGTCTCCCTCCTTGCGGCCCTCTATCCCGCCTTCAAGGCCGCAAGGCTGGACCCGGTGCGTGCGCTGACACACGTGTAG
- a CDS encoding outer membrane lipoprotein-sorting protein, whose protein sequence is MKRRLTLFMLIVLCAGSLSPIASAEPKTVTSEDILNHVDDLFRGNSSFATMTMTVVTQHYSREMTMEAWSMGKDHSLVRILTPLKEKGTATLKAGNNIWNYLPKVKRVIKIPSSMMGASWMGSHFTNDDLIKESRMADDYTHSITFDGTRDGDAVIDLELIPKPQAAVVWGKVMVTVRKNDWIPIQIDYYGERLDLVRTMVFSDIREMGGRLLPATLRIDPTDKPDEHTEIVYKEIAFDIDIEESFFSLRTLRSEEMP, encoded by the coding sequence ATGAAACGAAGACTCACGCTTTTCATGTTGATCGTTCTGTGTGCCGGATCCCTTTCACCCATCGCATCGGCTGAACCGAAGACCGTCACGTCGGAAGACATCCTGAATCACGTGGATGACCTTTTCCGGGGAAACTCAAGTTTCGCCACCATGACCATGACGGTGGTAACGCAACACTACTCCCGGGAAATGACCATGGAAGCCTGGTCCATGGGAAAGGATCACTCCCTGGTCAGGATCCTCACACCTCTTAAGGAAAAAGGCACAGCCACCCTGAAAGCGGGCAACAACATCTGGAACTACCTTCCCAAGGTCAAACGGGTGATAAAGATCCCCTCTTCCATGATGGGAGCGTCATGGATGGGCAGTCATTTTACCAACGACGACCTGATCAAGGAAAGCCGGATGGCCGATGATTATACACACTCCATAACGTTCGACGGAACGCGGGATGGGGACGCGGTGATCGATCTCGAACTGATACCGAAACCGCAGGCCGCCGTGGTCTGGGGCAAGGTGATGGTAACAGTAAGAAAAAACGACTGGATACCGATACAGATCGATTACTACGGGGAACGGCTCGACCTGGTACGCACCATGGTCTTTTCCGATATACGTGAAATGGGGGGGCGTCTTCTGCCCGCCACGCTCCGCATCGATCCCACGGACAAACCCGACGAGCACACCGAGATCGTTTACAAAGAGATCGCCTTTGATATCGATATCGAAGAATCGTTCTTTTCACTGCGGACGCTCAGAAGCGAGGAAATGCCATGA
- a CDS encoding AMP-binding protein yields the protein MNKRNQLNLYSIPLSAGLKNQGTARRDRLAIIDGPSGETITYGALYERVPRIAWWLTNHGIGYGDRVACLSLNSKAYIEFLYALAWIGAVAVPINIRLNPREMTHILLDSGARGIFSCAFFVEVAEQLTSDIPAIELKIVAADPREGWATFDELIDEGNDSAPISEDVTGETLFMLLYTSGTTGEAKGCMVPQRVWTAYAVNMATCFQMGCDDVYLGFLPYFHVAGFGTAISQLLLGGTLVTIAIPDPPTMYDLIEKHRVTFMFLVPGISAAFLYHDARKGKDVSSLKVFIGGAGGEKLEFINDAEEFLGARYYGIYGQTESGGKVTWVDSDMIRENSLSYGYVMPFFDYRIVDEKDTEVEPGTAGELCLRGTPVMQGYWNLPEATAETLKNDWHHTGDLFMQMENGQVRMVDRSKYLIKTGGENVYPQEVEMVLLRHDAIADAAVIGIRDDTWGETVKAFVVFKEGMTLSRLEIDAWVRESIAGYKVPRYIDFVDHLPRNASGKVLKHELKGWETTPEQRVK from the coding sequence GTGAATAAGCGAAATCAGCTCAATCTGTATTCCATTCCCCTCTCTGCAGGTTTGAAAAACCAGGGGACGGCAAGAAGGGACCGGTTGGCGATCATCGACGGTCCGTCCGGTGAAACCATCACTTACGGTGCCTTATATGAGCGTGTTCCCCGCATCGCTTGGTGGCTGACCAATCATGGTATCGGCTACGGTGACAGGGTGGCCTGCCTTTCGCTGAACAGCAAGGCCTATATAGAGTTTCTTTACGCGCTGGCATGGATCGGTGCTGTCGCCGTTCCCATCAACATCAGGCTGAATCCCAGGGAAATGACCCACATTCTCCTTGATTCCGGAGCCAGGGGGATCTTTTCATGTGCCTTCTTCGTGGAAGTGGCGGAGCAGTTAACCAGTGACATACCTGCCATAGAACTGAAGATCGTCGCGGCCGACCCCCGGGAAGGATGGGCGACATTTGACGAACTTATTGACGAAGGAAACGATAGTGCGCCGATTTCTGAAGACGTGACGGGAGAAACGCTGTTCATGTTGCTGTACACCAGCGGTACCACGGGAGAGGCCAAGGGATGCATGGTTCCCCAGCGCGTCTGGACCGCATACGCCGTTAACATGGCAACCTGTTTTCAGATGGGCTGCGACGATGTCTACCTCGGATTCCTCCCGTATTTCCATGTCGCCGGATTTGGTACGGCCATCTCCCAGCTGCTCCTCGGCGGAACCCTGGTGACCATCGCCATACCCGACCCGCCGACCATGTATGATCTCATCGAAAAGCACCGGGTCACCTTCATGTTCCTCGTTCCCGGCATTTCCGCCGCGTTTCTGTATCATGACGCGCGGAAGGGAAAAGACGTGTCGTCACTGAAGGTCTTTATCGGAGGTGCCGGCGGGGAAAAACTCGAATTCATCAATGACGCAGAGGAATTCCTTGGCGCGCGGTACTACGGGATCTATGGCCAGACGGAATCCGGTGGGAAGGTTACTTGGGTTGATTCCGATATGATCCGTGAAAATTCTCTGTCCTACGGGTACGTCATGCCCTTTTTCGACTATCGCATCGTCGACGAGAAGGACACCGAGGTGGAACCGGGGACCGCGGGTGAACTCTGCCTCCGGGGAACTCCGGTGATGCAGGGATACTGGAACCTGCCGGAAGCCACCGCTGAAACGCTGAAAAACGACTGGCACCATACGGGTGATCTCTTCATGCAAATGGAGAACGGGCAGGTACGAATGGTGGACCGGAGCAAATACCTGATAAAAACCGGTGGTGAGAACGTCTATCCCCAGGAAGTGGAAATGGTCCTTCTCCGACATGATGCCATCGCCGATGCTGCCGTGATCGGCATACGGGACGATACCTGGGGAGAGACCGTAAAGGCCTTTGTCGTATTCAAAGAGGGTATGACGCTCTCACGCCTGGAGATCGATGCCTGGGTAAGGGAATCCATTGCCGGGTATAAAGTGCCTCGCTATATCGATTTCGTCGATCACCTGCCCCGTAACGCGTCGGGCAAAGTGTTAAAACACGAACTCAAGGGATGGGAAACGACACCTGAACAAAGAGTGAAATAA
- a CDS encoding FecR domain-containing protein: protein MKISGKMFIVAAVGVWLVCFATMAAAGSGPSDTLVPSGLVIQDTFVPGLGAPVGSVHMVEGEALLIHADSKIGYRAAKDLPLFKGDLLITGEGGKLQFALNDGSQILLSSETHLVITQSMYDRAENTRSSFMDMSVGRVRFLVTKFIGPGSFDFKVKTETAIIGVRGSDFIVGATPQLTETTALKDTSIAVASLAYPDEKPVLLFDYERTIIKIGERPSAAMKVMPEEIERMLEEFRIAPPSAPAETRAAAVEETAKKPAAPPVGGILLPPASLVPPELPAEGTGAVSPSFTDVVKDELIKRDVTSIDNQQDTILEDKMTDMVEENIKQELPPVPGVPD from the coding sequence ATGAAAATATCGGGAAAGATGTTCATCGTGGCTGCAGTCGGAGTATGGTTGGTGTGCTTCGCTACCATGGCGGCGGCAGGAAGCGGTCCGTCGGATACCCTGGTGCCCTCCGGGCTGGTGATACAGGACACCTTCGTTCCGGGGCTGGGCGCACCGGTCGGCAGTGTGCATATGGTGGAAGGCGAGGCGCTCCTGATCCATGCCGATTCAAAGATCGGCTACCGGGCCGCGAAGGATCTGCCGCTCTTCAAAGGAGACCTGCTCATCACCGGCGAGGGCGGGAAGTTGCAGTTTGCCCTCAATGACGGCAGCCAGATACTCCTCTCATCGGAGACACATCTCGTCATTACCCAGAGCATGTATGACCGGGCGGAAAACACGCGCTCCTCTTTTATGGACATGAGTGTGGGCAGGGTGCGGTTCCTTGTCACAAAGTTCATCGGCCCCGGAAGCTTCGATTTTAAAGTTAAGACCGAGACGGCTATTATTGGCGTAAGAGGGTCCGATTTCATCGTGGGGGCGACGCCTCAACTTACCGAGACGACAGCACTGAAAGATACATCAATTGCTGTGGCGAGCCTTGCCTATCCTGATGAAAAACCTGTGTTACTCTTTGATTACGAAAGGACGATCATCAAGATAGGAGAACGCCCCTCGGCAGCGATGAAGGTAATGCCTGAAGAGATCGAGCGGATGCTTGAAGAATTTAGGATCGCTCCCCCAAGCGCCCCAGCAGAAACCAGGGCCGCTGCCGTCGAAGAAACAGCAAAGAAACCTGCAGCACCGCCGGTGGGCGGCATACTCCTTCCTCCCGCATCGCTGGTGCCGCCGGAGTTGCCCGCCGAAGGGACCGGTGCGGTCAGTCCTTCCTTTACAGACGTCGTAAAGGATGAACTTATCAAAAGAGACGTGACGTCCATTGACAATCAGCAGGATACCATCTTAGAGGATAAAATGACCGATATGGTCGAGGAGAACATAAAACAGGAACTCCCCCCCGTGCCGGGGGTGCCGGATTAA
- a CDS encoding tetratricopeptide repeat protein — protein MHHTRNVFHVVIVILSVIAAALPAGAASEAGNTHFDLGVFAYESGKYDEAVEYFNKALVTGADRRAVYHYLGKTHMALEQFDEASRYLDWAATMNSPVPGLAYDRAMLYYRLGKHGPAADLFIQAAKRDPSNVSARYYAGICLYMQKRYSAALPWFDEAGEQSPTLKVHCAYYAGICRAKSGDEVRAQEHFRYVAGMAEDDLLKAYALSWLELYKARERAYDLYGKIGIQYDSNVVLEPVDEDVYADEDDWLLQGYVSGTYDLLRTDTWRGGIGYTHYQTEYSDLSDYDLITSLGQFYVSWRRYPVTLGLTYLPQYYWLDADSYLMRHQVRPEALWNVNDRLIAKVTGSYYRNNHFVDDGKDGKTAEGTLDAFYRISEQGSYLLGGIAYESNNARDEDNDYGQLRLKLGVTLVLTGGWKASAVGKYFRKEFEKDDTVFGITREDTKWQASLSVEKNLCYTWLSLAGDFTYTGNDSNIDFYTYHRSVTTLSLIARY, from the coding sequence ATGCATCATACACGGAACGTGTTTCACGTTGTCATTGTCATCCTCTCCGTTATCGCGGCAGCACTGCCCGCGGGCGCGGCGTCGGAAGCGGGCAACACCCATTTTGATCTCGGGGTGTTCGCCTATGAGAGCGGAAAGTATGATGAGGCGGTGGAATATTTTAACAAGGCGCTGGTTACCGGCGCCGACCGGCGGGCCGTTTATCACTATCTGGGGAAAACCCATATGGCACTGGAGCAGTTCGATGAGGCTTCCCGTTATCTTGACTGGGCCGCGACAATGAACTCCCCGGTGCCCGGCCTTGCCTATGACAGGGCCATGCTTTACTACCGGCTGGGAAAGCACGGTCCGGCTGCCGACCTTTTTATCCAGGCGGCGAAGCGGGACCCGTCAAACGTGTCGGCCCGCTATTATGCCGGGATCTGCCTCTACATGCAGAAACGGTACAGCGCGGCGCTTCCCTGGTTCGATGAGGCCGGCGAACAGAGCCCCACGTTGAAGGTACACTGCGCCTACTACGCCGGCATATGCCGGGCAAAAAGCGGTGATGAGGTACGGGCACAGGAGCACTTCAGGTATGTCGCCGGGATGGCGGAAGACGATCTGCTGAAGGCGTATGCCCTGTCATGGCTGGAGCTGTACAAGGCACGCGAGCGGGCATATGACCTGTACGGAAAGATCGGTATCCAGTACGACAGCAACGTGGTGCTCGAACCGGTCGATGAGGATGTGTACGCCGATGAAGACGACTGGCTCCTCCAGGGATATGTTTCCGGGACCTACGACCTTCTCCGCACCGATACCTGGAGGGGGGGTATCGGCTACACCCATTACCAAACCGAGTACAGCGATCTGAGCGACTACGATCTTATCACGAGCCTGGGCCAGTTCTATGTCAGCTGGCGCAGGTATCCCGTTACACTGGGACTCACCTACCTGCCCCAGTACTACTGGCTGGATGCCGACAGTTACCTCATGCGCCACCAGGTGCGGCCCGAAGCGCTCTGGAACGTGAACGACCGGCTCATCGCCAAGGTTACCGGGAGCTACTACCGCAACAATCATTTCGTGGATGACGGAAAGGACGGGAAGACCGCTGAGGGGACGCTCGATGCCTTTTACCGGATCAGCGAGCAGGGAAGCTACCTGCTGGGGGGCATCGCCTATGAAAGCAATAATGCCCGTGACGAGGATAACGATTACGGACAGCTACGGCTGAAGCTGGGAGTCACCCTCGTGTTGACCGGAGGCTGGAAGGCGAGTGCCGTCGGGAAGTACTTCAGGAAGGAGTTCGAAAAGGACGATACCGTCTTCGGCATCACGCGGGAGGATACCAAATGGCAGGCATCGCTCTCGGTAGAGAAGAACCTCTGCTATACATGGCTTTCGCTGGCGGGTGATTTTACCTATACCGGCAATGATTCCAATATCGATTTCTATACCTATCACAGAAGTGTCACCACGCTCTCCCTCATTGCGCGATATTAA